In Desulfobacterales bacterium, a genomic segment contains:
- a CDS encoding tetratricopeptide repeat protein produces the protein MSLTFRQAAFTLCFAFFLLLLPAPSAQSAAKSEAEKLWDQGQAEYENGRYEQALRYYESALAASRRTNDLDGAGSTLYSIALTYEGLNRFDRALASYEASLSIYRQLKSAPDMAINLLNMGSIEYRTFARYDAALSHLQEALKIFRQINEEEFGALAAFQLGTLYVNTGQYRSAMGYLEDSLQTNRKLKSAEGTASVLHNLGRAHAGMGEYQRAISLYEEAVSIDRRLNRFDDLAAGLTSLGYAYNDLYKYDKALDYYREALDLARSRKLPGRAATALNNLGTLYFDLGRYETALATYQDALKINRELSRESEIAVTLNNIGNLYAAIGLDHKALPYFKEALAINRARQRPAETAVNLNNIGTNYYHTGRYDSALKYLGEAMKIRKQLGNPHEVARILDNIGAVYLFQKRYQEAEATFLERKALQPKIQGIRLNYSGLVETCIATGRFAEARAYLMEMPLPDARQRDAYRIDYHSQLGRLYKGEKRYADASAELLSSVLIIEEMRQTAGEKGGFLGGGSAGGRARAYRALIESLTEQAIAGKAVDSRFSAFGRDAAAAAFYFAEATRARTLLEALASSSKKQGGARLTDHLKEKEAALLSRLDELEKRWEAVYRQGGAALDEMVREKARLTSQLSSLVAKLRKDAPLYAALYYPRAMAPESLSLKPDEVLLEYALGETACYVFVVEKGAISRIIRIPEGREALEAKVKRLVESISENSGAGFSPPSARELYDLLLSKALAPVADNTKVIIVPDGILGLLPFEVLVATEGAPTVYASDRWNFTYTQSATILGLSRMLPAPRSDRPLFALGNPIYSKDDPRYVARLSGSPTTPSPAGDDPRYGFRGVTVVPRDDSDRDEWQSVYFPPLPETEDEVRAIAAILGVSVGTPDVLLGINASETRLRKAPLREYRTLHFATHADLPGKVQGIREPFLLLGQVENQGNDDGFLTLSEVLDLDLDADQVVLSACVTGKGKVMEGEGVGSLARAFIHAGARSVVVSLWNLASVEAVEYMTRYYDYLKVEKDLSNALRLARRDMKAKYPNPFYWAVFVMHGED, from the coding sequence ATGTCTTTGACCTTTCGACAAGCGGCATTTACGCTTTGTTTCGCTTTTTTTCTTTTATTGCTGCCGGCGCCTTCAGCGCAAAGCGCTGCCAAATCGGAGGCGGAAAAACTGTGGGACCAGGGCCAGGCCGAATACGAGAATGGCCGCTACGAGCAGGCCCTGCGCTACTACGAAAGCGCCCTTGCAGCCTCCCGGCGCACAAACGATCTTGACGGCGCCGGAAGCACCCTCTACAGCATCGCCCTTACCTACGAGGGCCTCAACCGATTCGACCGGGCCCTTGCCAGCTACGAGGCTTCGCTTTCAATTTACCGGCAGCTCAAAAGCGCCCCGGACATGGCAATCAACCTGCTCAACATGGGCTCCATCGAGTACCGCACCTTTGCCAGGTACGACGCCGCCCTTTCCCATCTCCAGGAGGCCCTGAAAATCTTCCGGCAGATCAACGAGGAGGAATTCGGCGCCCTGGCCGCCTTTCAACTGGGAACCCTCTACGTGAACACCGGACAGTACCGGTCGGCGATGGGCTACCTCGAGGATTCTCTGCAAACGAACCGGAAACTCAAGAGCGCCGAAGGAACGGCGTCGGTCCTTCACAACCTGGGCAGGGCCCATGCCGGTATGGGTGAATACCAGCGGGCGATCTCCCTTTACGAAGAGGCTGTTTCCATCGACCGCAGGCTCAACCGTTTCGACGATCTTGCCGCAGGCCTCACCAGTCTCGGGTATGCCTACAACGATCTTTACAAGTACGATAAGGCGCTTGATTATTACCGCGAAGCCCTCGATCTGGCCCGCAGCCGCAAGCTGCCGGGCCGGGCTGCGACCGCCCTGAACAACTTGGGCACGCTTTATTTCGACCTCGGCCGGTATGAAACAGCCCTGGCCACCTACCAGGATGCCCTTAAAATCAACCGGGAGCTTTCCCGGGAGTCGGAGATCGCCGTCACCCTCAACAATATCGGCAACCTCTATGCCGCCATCGGCCTGGACCACAAGGCCCTCCCCTATTTCAAGGAGGCCCTGGCCATCAACCGGGCCCGGCAGCGGCCGGCCGAAACCGCCGTGAACCTCAACAACATCGGCACGAACTACTACCACACCGGCCGCTACGACAGCGCCCTCAAATACCTGGGCGAGGCCATGAAGATTCGAAAACAGCTCGGCAACCCCCACGAGGTTGCCCGCATTCTGGACAACATCGGTGCGGTCTACCTCTTCCAGAAGCGATACCAGGAAGCCGAGGCGACGTTTCTGGAAAGAAAGGCGCTCCAGCCCAAAATCCAGGGGATCCGCCTCAACTATTCGGGCCTGGTGGAAACCTGCATTGCCACCGGCCGGTTTGCCGAAGCCCGCGCTTACCTGATGGAAATGCCGCTGCCCGATGCCCGCCAGCGCGATGCCTACCGCATCGACTACCACAGCCAGCTCGGCCGGTTATACAAGGGAGAAAAGCGATACGCCGATGCCTCCGCCGAACTGCTCAGCTCGGTCCTCATCATCGAGGAGATGCGCCAGACCGCCGGTGAAAAGGGCGGTTTTCTCGGCGGAGGCAGTGCCGGCGGCCGGGCCCGCGCATACAGGGCGCTCATCGAATCCCTGACTGAACAGGCCATCGCCGGCAAAGCCGTCGATTCCCGCTTTTCAGCCTTTGGCCGGGATGCGGCTGCTGCGGCCTTCTATTTTGCCGAGGCCACCAGGGCCCGGACGCTCCTTGAAGCCCTGGCGTCGTCATCGAAAAAGCAGGGCGGCGCGCGGCTGACGGACCACCTGAAGGAAAAGGAAGCGGCCCTGCTTTCCCGGCTCGACGAACTGGAAAAGCGCTGGGAAGCCGTCTACCGGCAGGGGGGTGCGGCCCTTGACGAGATGGTCCGGGAAAAGGCGCGGCTCACGTCCCAACTGTCTTCCCTCGTGGCCAAATTGAGAAAAGACGCGCCGCTGTATGCCGCCCTGTACTACCCCCGTGCCATGGCCCCGGAAAGCTTGTCCCTCAAGCCGGATGAGGTGCTTCTGGAATACGCCCTGGGGGAAACGGCCTGTTATGTCTTTGTGGTCGAAAAGGGCGCTATTTCCCGGATCATCCGGATTCCCGAGGGGCGCGAGGCGCTGGAGGCAAAGGTAAAGCGTCTGGTGGAATCCATATCTGAAAATTCGGGCGCGGGGTTTTCGCCCCCCAGCGCCCGGGAACTCTACGACCTTCTCCTTTCAAAAGCCCTGGCCCCGGTGGCCGACAACACCAAAGTCATCATTGTGCCCGACGGTATTCTCGGACTGCTCCCCTTCGAGGTGCTGGTGGCCACTGAAGGCGCCCCGACAGTATACGCATCCGACCGCTGGAACTTTACCTACACCCAGTCGGCCACCATCCTGGGACTGTCGCGGATGCTCCCGGCGCCCCGGTCGGACCGACCGCTCTTTGCCCTTGGAAACCCCATATACTCCAAGGACGATCCCCGCTATGTCGCCCGCCTGTCCGGCAGCCCGACAACCCCTTCACCGGCCGGTGACGACCCCCGCTACGGCTTCAGAGGGGTGACGGTTGTGCCCCGGGACGACTCGGACCGAGACGAGTGGCAATCCGTCTATTTCCCGCCACTTCCAGAAACCGAGGACGAAGTCAGGGCGATTGCCGCTATCCTGGGTGTTTCCGTGGGAACGCCGGATGTGCTCCTGGGCATTAACGCCAGCGAGACCCGGCTGCGGAAAGCACCCCTGCGCGAGTACCGGACGCTTCACTTTGCCACCCATGCCGACCTTCCCGGGAAGGTACAGGGTATCCGTGAGCCGTTTCTCCTGCTCGGCCAGGTTGAAAACCAAGGCAATGACGACGGGTTCCTGACCCTGTCGGAGGTGCTCGACCTCGATCTTGACGCGGACCAGGTGGTGCTTTCAGCCTGCGTCACCGGAAAAGGCAAAGTCATGGAAGGCGAAGGGGTGGGTAGCCTGGCACGGGCCTTCATCCACGCAGGCGCACGGAGCGTGGTCGTCAGCCTCTGGAACCTGGCGTCAGTGGAAGCGGTCGAATACATGACGCGCTACTATGATTATCTCAAGGTGGAAAAGGACCTGTCAAACGCCCTCCGGCTGGCCCGCAGGGACATGAAAGCCAAATACCCGAATCCGTTTTACTGGGCCGTCTTTGTCATGCACGGGGAGGATTGA
- a CDS encoding MarR family transcriptional regulator: protein MKNDEIWQQARYIFTTGKLIHDRIDRIISSHLVTCEGAKTFKDLSLVQLHVVMNIRNQGAMSISDIARQMGVSPPSASVMVDRLVDKGILVRRQSTEDRRKVVVQISPETTKTSSEIENTILAFFVGMVEKIGPETTRKWCQVLEKIITVLESE, encoded by the coding sequence ATGAAAAATGACGAAATATGGCAACAGGCCCGCTATATTTTCACCACCGGCAAACTCATACACGACCGTATCGACCGGATAATTTCTTCGCACCTGGTAACCTGCGAGGGCGCTAAAACGTTTAAGGATCTGTCCCTGGTTCAGCTCCATGTGGTCATGAATATCCGCAACCAGGGCGCCATGAGCATCTCAGATATCGCGCGGCAGATGGGGGTTTCCCCGCCGTCGGCCTCGGTGATGGTGGACCGGCTGGTGGACAAAGGGATTCTGGTCCGCCGGCAGAGCACCGAGGATCGGCGCAAAGTCGTTGTACAGATTTCGCCGGAAACAACCAAAACCAGCAGCGAAATTGAAAACACCATTCTGGCATTTTTTGTCGGCATGGTGGAAAAAATCGGTCCTGAAACCACCCGCAAATGGTGCCAAGTTCTCGAAAAAATAATAACGGTGTTGGAATCGGAGTAA
- a CDS encoding efflux RND transporter periplasmic adaptor subunit, with protein sequence MTLNNHQKTKRPVLNIFFRIFICIIILGFGLFGMSKLAGLKKPPAEKVVKERMVRVEVMTVQSQDTPVFITGFGEARAQKEVMIAPEVSGRVVEIHPRLDVGETIPGGETLFKIDDTNYQAALAEAQAAVNQFQNVIARLEKQFALDRDRLKTLQRNRDLAGAEFERLRKLFADDNVGTRTGVENAEKGFNIATDGVDQMNQALALYPIQIKEAQSSLASAQARLSLARANLERCRVRAPFNGRVKFVGLEKGQFVSPGQHVLTLADDSALEIQISLDSLDARKWLQFTNSSPSQNTAWFSALKPVSCRIRWTEDKAGHFWKGTLHRVVKFEQKTRTLTVAVRVSGRDVISNTDGRLPLVDGMFCTVSIPGRTLENVFQLPREAVSFENTVHVVIDSRLKTLPVEVARIDGETTYVSAGLKNGDTVITTRLIDPLENSLIDITRHTKGDGRS encoded by the coding sequence ATGACGCTAAATAATCACCAAAAGACCAAGCGACCGGTACTGAATATTTTTTTCCGGATTTTCATTTGTATCATCATCCTGGGCTTCGGTTTGTTCGGCATGTCCAAACTGGCGGGTTTAAAAAAACCACCGGCTGAAAAGGTCGTCAAGGAGCGCATGGTTCGGGTGGAAGTTATGACCGTACAGTCCCAGGACACCCCGGTTTTTATCACCGGATTTGGCGAAGCCCGGGCCCAGAAAGAAGTGATGATCGCCCCCGAGGTATCCGGCCGGGTTGTGGAAATTCACCCCCGGCTGGACGTGGGCGAAACGATTCCCGGAGGCGAGACGCTTTTTAAGATCGATGATACCAACTATCAGGCGGCACTTGCGGAAGCCCAGGCCGCAGTAAATCAGTTTCAAAACGTCATCGCCAGGCTCGAAAAGCAATTTGCCCTCGACCGTGATCGGCTGAAAACCCTCCAGCGCAACCGGGATCTGGCCGGGGCCGAGTTCGAACGGCTGCGTAAACTGTTTGCCGACGACAACGTCGGCACCCGCACCGGGGTTGAAAATGCCGAAAAAGGGTTTAACATAGCCACCGACGGGGTGGACCAGATGAATCAGGCCCTGGCGCTTTACCCGATTCAGATCAAAGAAGCCCAAAGCAGCCTGGCTTCGGCCCAGGCGCGCCTGTCGCTGGCCAGGGCCAATCTCGAACGCTGCCGGGTCCGGGCGCCCTTTAACGGCCGGGTCAAGTTCGTCGGGCTGGAAAAAGGCCAGTTCGTATCCCCGGGCCAGCATGTTCTGACCCTGGCGGATGATTCCGCCCTTGAAATTCAGATTTCCCTGGACAGTCTGGACGCCCGCAAATGGCTTCAGTTTACAAACAGCAGTCCGTCGCAAAACACGGCCTGGTTCTCTGCGCTCAAACCGGTTTCATGCCGGATCCGCTGGACCGAAGACAAAGCAGGACATTTCTGGAAAGGGACCCTGCACCGGGTGGTCAAGTTCGAGCAAAAGACCCGCACCCTGACCGTTGCCGTGCGGGTCAGCGGCCGGGATGTGATTTCAAACACCGACGGCCGGCTGCCCCTTGTTGACGGCATGTTCTGTACGGTGAGTATTCCGGGCCGGACCCTTGAGAATGTTTTCCAGCTCCCCCGCGAGGCCGTCAGCTTTGAAAATACGGTTCACGTGGTCATCGACAGCCGCCTCAAGACCCTCCCGGTGGAGGTGGCCCGCATCGACGGGGAAACCACATACGTCTCGGCCGGACTTAAAAACGGCGACACGGTCATCACCACCCGGCTGATCGATCCCCTGGAAAATTCTCTGATTGACATCACCCGCCACACCAAAGGAGACGGCCGCTCATGA
- a CDS encoding efflux RND transporter permease subunit has product MRRLFAQFARNTVFANIVFILIFLGGGIAAMSMIRENFPEFSLEMLTVSVVYPGADPEEIEEGISQKIEEAVQEIEGIKQYTTTSKEGVGTALIEVKENYPVADVLEDVRTRINAISTFPADAEKPVIDELTIKDAVMLLYLSGEMTERRIKEWSERIKDEIQQLPEVSQVSIFGSREYEISIEVSEAQLRKYGLKLSDVAAAVRRSNLNLAGGTIRSRGEEIRIRTVGRKYTGKELARIVVLARPEGEIITLDRLAVIKDGFTEDPIAATINGETSVLVMVWKTSEEDSLKISKAVQAFVKIKQQVLPAGANLKVLYDNTEMLRSRINLLLKNGIIGLGIVFLLLWTFLNARLSFWSGMGIPISIAGALFILWAAGGTINMVSLFGLIMVLGIVVDDAIVVGEAIYVHRKSGKPPLRAAVDGISEVGMPVVAAVLTTVVAFVPLFYVGGIMGKFIAILPLVVIACLMISLLECLFLLPAHLSDLPNPNRKEKHINPITRRLEALHHLTARGMEWFVDRVYKPFLGKTLYWRYISFATAIAILLLTVGLLRSGLLKFEVFPAVDGFIITSTVEFPDGTPVEITQDAVNKIDAALLGLARRTGTRSGDPLIKDRLSLVGQTLQQIPDTGPHVGSVQAILLESDKRGIHTKDLMVAWEKEVGAIPGVKSLIFEGMQHGPPGAPIEVWLQGYDMDTIIRASEDLLERLRKFEGVFQIRSDYSRGKNELRLKLKPEAQTLGLTVDDLARQVYAGYYGDEAVRLQRGRDDVRIKVRYTADERRRLSDFEKVYIRTPAGHEVPLLSVADIYFSPGYSTIKRTNGLRRIAVSADIDTNNANANEIFEELNANYFPQLIDHFPNLSVAQQGEQKKMRESFESLYIGFPPAVVGIFIIIATMFRSYTQPFVILFTVPFGIIGAVLAHPVLGFELSIMSIFGMVALTGVVVNDAIVLIERVNENMAEGLPFFEAIIQGGARRFRAIFLTSLSTIGGLAPLIMETDLQARFMIPMALSLAAGVAFATVLTLVLIPSLLAILSDLRLLIHRLRYGVWPKRVDVEPARNRHDDPLADDPKTPQRPETAGVQT; this is encoded by the coding sequence ATGAGACGCCTGTTTGCCCAATTTGCCCGAAATACCGTCTTTGCCAATATTGTGTTTATCCTGATTTTTCTGGGGGGCGGCATCGCGGCCATGTCCATGATCCGGGAAAATTTTCCGGAGTTTTCCCTGGAGATGCTCACCGTTTCCGTTGTCTACCCCGGGGCGGACCCGGAAGAAATTGAAGAGGGGATCAGTCAGAAAATCGAAGAAGCCGTTCAAGAGATCGAAGGGATCAAACAGTATACCACCACGTCCAAAGAGGGCGTGGGCACGGCCCTGATCGAGGTCAAGGAAAACTACCCGGTGGCGGATGTCCTGGAAGATGTTCGCACCCGGATCAACGCCATCTCCACGTTTCCAGCCGACGCTGAAAAGCCGGTGATCGACGAACTGACCATCAAGGACGCCGTGATGCTGCTGTACCTTTCCGGCGAGATGACCGAGCGCCGCATCAAGGAATGGTCCGAACGGATCAAAGATGAAATTCAGCAGTTGCCGGAAGTCTCCCAGGTCAGTATTTTCGGCTCCCGGGAATATGAAATCTCCATCGAAGTCTCTGAGGCGCAGCTGCGCAAATACGGCCTTAAATTAAGCGATGTGGCGGCCGCCGTACGCCGCAGCAACCTTAACCTGGCCGGGGGCACCATCCGCAGCAGGGGAGAAGAAATCCGCATCCGCACGGTGGGCAGAAAATACACCGGCAAAGAGCTCGCCCGGATCGTGGTTCTGGCCCGGCCGGAAGGTGAAATCATCACCCTCGACCGGCTGGCCGTTATTAAAGACGGCTTTACCGAAGATCCCATCGCCGCCACCATCAACGGCGAAACGTCGGTTCTCGTCATGGTCTGGAAGACCTCGGAAGAAGACTCCCTGAAAATATCCAAAGCCGTGCAGGCGTTCGTCAAGATAAAACAGCAGGTGCTTCCGGCCGGGGCCAATCTAAAGGTCCTTTACGACAACACCGAGATGCTGCGCTCGCGCATCAACCTGCTCCTGAAAAACGGCATCATCGGCCTGGGCATCGTGTTTCTGCTGTTGTGGACCTTTTTAAACGCGCGGCTTTCTTTCTGGTCCGGCATGGGGATTCCCATTTCCATTGCCGGCGCCCTGTTTATCCTGTGGGCTGCGGGCGGAACGATCAACATGGTGTCGCTGTTCGGCCTGATCATGGTCTTGGGGATCGTGGTGGACGACGCCATTGTGGTGGGTGAAGCGATTTACGTCCACCGCAAAAGCGGCAAGCCGCCCCTGCGGGCTGCCGTGGACGGCATCAGCGAGGTCGGCATGCCGGTGGTGGCGGCGGTTTTGACCACCGTTGTGGCCTTTGTTCCGCTCTTTTACGTGGGTGGGATCATGGGAAAATTCATCGCCATCCTGCCCTTGGTGGTCATCGCCTGCCTGATGATCTCGCTGCTGGAATGCCTGTTTCTGTTGCCGGCCCACCTGAGCGACCTGCCAAATCCCAACAGGAAAGAAAAACATATAAACCCCATTACGCGCCGGCTGGAAGCCCTGCACCACCTGACCGCCCGGGGCATGGAATGGTTCGTGGACAGGGTCTATAAACCCTTTCTGGGAAAAACGCTTTACTGGCGCTATATTTCATTTGCCACGGCCATTGCCATTTTACTGCTGACCGTCGGTCTTCTGCGCAGCGGACTGCTGAAGTTCGAGGTGTTCCCGGCTGTGGACGGTTTTATCATCACATCCACGGTTGAATTTCCGGACGGAACCCCGGTGGAGATCACCCAAGATGCCGTCAATAAAATAGACGCAGCGCTTTTAGGGCTGGCCCGGCGAACAGGAACCCGCTCGGGGGATCCCCTTATAAAGGATCGGCTTTCGCTGGTGGGCCAGACCCTGCAGCAGATCCCGGATACCGGCCCCCATGTCGGCTCGGTACAGGCTATTTTGCTGGAATCCGATAAGCGCGGCATCCATACCAAGGACCTGATGGTGGCGTGGGAAAAGGAGGTCGGTGCAATCCCGGGCGTGAAATCGCTGATTTTCGAGGGGATGCAGCACGGCCCTCCGGGGGCGCCCATTGAAGTCTGGCTGCAGGGGTATGATATGGACACCATCATCCGGGCCTCGGAAGACCTTTTAGAGCGCCTGCGCAAGTTCGAAGGCGTCTTTCAGATTCGCTCCGATTATTCCCGCGGCAAAAACGAACTGCGTCTGAAACTGAAACCCGAGGCCCAAACCCTGGGCCTGACGGTGGACGACCTGGCCCGCCAGGTGTATGCGGGCTATTACGGGGACGAAGCCGTCCGCCTTCAGCGGGGGCGGGACGATGTCCGGATAAAGGTCCGTTACACAGCCGACGAACGGCGCCGGCTGTCGGATTTTGAAAAAGTATATATCCGCACGCCCGCAGGGCATGAGGTTCCCCTGCTGTCGGTGGCGGATATTTATTTTTCACCCGGCTACTCCACCATCAAACGCACCAATGGTTTGCGCCGGATAGCCGTCAGCGCCGATATCGATACCAACAATGCCAATGCCAATGAAATTTTTGAGGAGCTCAACGCCAACTACTTTCCGCAGCTCATAGACCATTTTCCAAATTTGAGCGTCGCGCAGCAGGGCGAACAGAAAAAAATGCGGGAATCGTTTGAATCCCTTTATATCGGTTTTCCCCCGGCAGTGGTGGGCATCTTCATTATCATCGCCACCATGTTTCGCTCTTACACCCAGCCGTTTGTGATCCTGTTTACGGTTCCTTTCGGCATCATCGGCGCTGTTCTGGCGCATCCGGTTTTGGGGTTTGAGTTATCTATTATGAGCATTTTCGGGATGGTGGCCCTGACCGGGGTCGTGGTCAACGACGCCATCGTCCTGATCGAACGGGTCAATGAAAATATGGCCGAAGGCCTGCCGTTTTTCGAGGCCATTATCCAGGGCGGCGCGCGCCGCTTCCGGGCCATCTTCCTGACGTCCCTCAGCACCATCGGCGGACTGGCGCCGTTGATCATGGAGACCGACCTCCAGGCCCGTTTTATGATTCCCATGGCGCTGTCGTTGGCTGCCGGCGTTGCCTTTGCCACGGTCCTGACCCTGGTGCTGATACCCAGCCTGCTGGCGATACTCAGCGACCTGCGCCTGCTGATTCATCGCCTGCGATACGGTGTCTGGCCCAAGCGGGTAGATGTGGAGCCGGCCCGCAACCGGCACGACGACCCGCTGGCCGACGATCCGAAAACACCGCAGCGCCCGGAAACAGCCGGGGTGCAGACCTGA
- a CDS encoding TolC family protein, with protein sequence MSPKKLWNPLRLIAALSLVLFAGGHAPAADKIPFPQMAPDGQTQAVRWDEIRTLDLVQAARIALINNPTLAAAEARVEQARERLEQARARYWPSLDATLSGARISYAENNPNILGDDPEKRFQSAMTATWVLFDGFSRKFSNATARYGRDQSESAQNEAKRLILSAVAASYFAAQLALEDIAIARADETFNLRQLVDAEARHKIGTGSLSDVLNFKIRVNEAKTRLINAERVFEETLFALAALLGAPASRFPSGVQIARLEQETADEMAAPDPDVLARYALTHRPDIQESQFALKQAGAQIKNAKSRFYPSINLAASADGLRRDDPAFEQDDFGHTIGFNLTYNLFAGGYDRARTRELKARELELQKGLEDLRLRAGAKVRISSTQVIATQRQMILQRANMELNRQNRDLVEKEYAAGQVSLVRLNEAQRDLTTAQSRLALALASLRQAWFNLETDSGRILEILPE encoded by the coding sequence ATGTCACCTAAAAAGCTATGGAACCCTTTGCGGTTGATCGCAGCGTTAAGCCTGGTGTTGTTTGCCGGCGGGCACGCACCCGCCGCAGATAAAATTCCTTTCCCGCAAATGGCGCCGGACGGACAAACCCAAGCCGTGCGCTGGGATGAGATCCGAACGCTCGATTTAGTGCAGGCCGCCAGAATAGCGCTGATAAACAACCCGACCCTGGCGGCGGCCGAGGCCCGGGTCGAGCAGGCCCGGGAGCGCCTGGAGCAGGCCCGTGCCAGGTATTGGCCCAGTCTGGACGCCACCCTATCGGGCGCCAGGATTTCATATGCCGAAAACAACCCCAACATTTTAGGAGACGATCCGGAAAAACGCTTCCAGTCCGCCATGACCGCCACCTGGGTTTTGTTCGACGGGTTTTCGCGAAAATTTTCCAATGCCACAGCCCGTTACGGCCGGGATCAGAGCGAGTCCGCCCAAAATGAAGCCAAACGCCTGATATTGTCCGCGGTTGCAGCGTCCTATTTTGCGGCCCAACTGGCCCTGGAGGACATCGCCATTGCCAGGGCCGACGAAACCTTTAACCTGCGCCAGCTGGTGGACGCCGAAGCCCGACATAAAATCGGAACCGGTTCGCTCAGCGATGTGCTCAATTTCAAGATCCGGGTCAATGAGGCCAAAACCCGTTTGATCAACGCCGAGCGGGTTTTTGAAGAAACCCTTTTCGCACTGGCGGCCCTGCTGGGAGCCCCGGCGTCGCGCTTTCCTTCCGGCGTGCAGATTGCGCGCCTGGAACAGGAGACAGCCGACGAAATGGCGGCGCCCGACCCGGATGTGCTGGCCCGCTATGCCCTGACCCATCGGCCGGATATTCAGGAAAGTCAGTTCGCTTTAAAACAGGCCGGGGCCCAGATAAAAAACGCAAAGAGCCGATTTTATCCCTCCATCAATCTTGCGGCGTCGGCCGACGGCCTGCGACGGGACGATCCTGCATTCGAGCAGGACGATTTCGGCCATACGATCGGCTTTAACCTCACCTACAACCTCTTTGCCGGCGGATACGACCGCGCCAGGACCCGGGAGCTTAAGGCCCGGGAGCTCGAACTGCAAAAAGGCCTTGAAGATCTGCGCCTTAGGGCCGGCGCGAAGGTCCGGATTTCGAGCACCCAGGTGATCGCCACCCAGCGTCAGATGATCCTGCAGCGGGCCAACATGGAATTGAACCGGCAGAACCGGGACCTGGTGGAAAAAGAATATGCCGCCGGACAGGTTTCCCTGGTGCGCCTGAATGAAGCCCAGCGGGACCTGACCACCGCCCAGAGCCGACTGGCCCTGGCCCTGGCCTCGCTGCGTCAGGCCTGGTTTAATCTCGAAACAGATTCCGGCCGGATTCTTGAAATCCTGCCCGAATGA